The following is a genomic window from Rutidosis leptorrhynchoides isolate AG116_Rl617_1_P2 chromosome 8, CSIRO_AGI_Rlap_v1, whole genome shotgun sequence.
ACCCGATAAACGaacctgcattgtcattgtttcaatcttcgcatgcgtgggaccaagggatcatttgggcccggtaaaaatggtttttgatccaattatttgaAAAATACTCGCCTAGTGAGAATCGAACACTCACATCTCCAAAGGGAGAGTGAGTCATTCACCACTAGGCTATTGGCCCATTCTTTTATTTGCTTTAGATGTGATGCTAATTGGAATGGTCCCTAACAATTTGACAAAAAATTGAAAAATACTCCGCTGTTTGGACATTTCATAGGGGCATTGAACATGTCACAATTAATGTtgttttttaattaatatatagtcCCATCCTCCTACAACTAACCAAATCCCAAACAAAAAGTTACTCTCCCATGCTACGTAAGTGTACCATGAATTGTGTCAAATGTTTGACTTTCAAGTGAAGTAAGCAAACCCCCATGAAATTTAATATCGTACGTACGTACGTATGCAACTTAAATTATTATGAATACAAACTCAGAATACACGACTCATGACCAAATTCAGACTTGTTTAGTTGTTTTCCGATTCATTTTTAGTTACAGTTAAAAGCAACTTAATACACAGACCCCACAGACTATGGGCTTCAATAAAAGAATTTGTACCAAAATCTTCTTTACACAAGGCACGTCAACCAATTTTACTTTTGACCAACTTCAACTGTATTCATCAAAAAAAACAAGTGCAACAAACACATAAAGTTACTCTTCACCTCAAAGTACAAAGTAGAAAGAGCAACCAAAAACAAACAGCACATAACATTATTATTTTAGCCAACCAAAAAGTAAACAGCAATCTTCTTTAAGACAACATTATTATACAGTAATAGTAGTAGCTTTTACATTAGTTATTGTTGGCCACCAAAGTCGGAACACCGGGTTCAACGACCGTGAGGGCACCCGTCGCTAGCCTGCGGGTTAGATCTTCCGGCCCAAGTTTCATCACATCCTTCCTCATACCAATATCAGCAGCATAACGACTAGCACAATACACGCTAACAGCTGTCGCCGCCATCCCATATACGTTTGTCGTCACAAGCCTAAGTGGCGTTGAAAGAACGGCTGCAAGTGGCCCACCAATAATGGAAACTGCCTGTCCACTTTGACCCATTGTCCTTTGGTCAACTACAAGAAGACCCGTCTTACAATAAATAGCAAAATCTTCACAGTTATTTTTAAACACATTGTAACAACCAAACCCGTTGTCAAGAAGGTATTTTGCTCGGTGGACGACTGTTTCGGGCGGGTCTGATACAGCGAGAGTGCAGGTCCCACCACGGGCCTTTGCAAGAAAGACAGCCCGGCTGACTGAGTACTCAAAGCGATAGAGAATACCACCGGAAAGGAAACAGTCAAGACAAGAGGATACGACTCCATTGGTGGCATCGGTATCATTGGTGTGGGTGCAGGTGGTGCAGGGTACTAGAGACCGTCTTGGTCCTGAACTAACCAATAGGACATCGAGAACGGTTCCAGTTCCTACCTCTTGACCACGTCTAGTGAAATGAACAACCTTGTTATCACCAATAAATATACCTGTTGATAGTATTCAAACACATATAAACACTGTTAATGAGGATGCGTCTCAAAACTGCATATGTGATATTAGACAAAAAACAAGAATTAGATGataaaaacaataagggaaaattcCAAAAACGTAAACGTAGATCCCCATAAAGCTCGACGTAGTAACATAAGTTTAAGCGCACGTGTTCCATTCCGTTCATAAAAAAGATGTAACAAATAAGAAAAAATAAAAACACGACATTGTTAACCAACTTTCTGAAATTTATCTAGCATTTTagttaataaaatcaaatttcacTCCTTAAGAGCAAAGACGGACTTACATTCCTTTGATAACCAAAGGTGAAAAAAGATTATCTACATTGAGCTTTTTAAAACATAAGGGTTATCGTTTTTCAGCGTTTgtcctgataataataataattaaggctGTAAGAAGAAGTGTTACAGAATATATACAGTACAATTATATAGTGTTTAAACATTATTTGAGTTCACAATAATAAACAGAAGCTAGCCTGACAATAATCCACACAAGTATCATCTGAAAAAGGAACATTTTCAAACCCTAATTTCAAAAAGAAGGAATTTTACGAACCAATTAAATTCATAAATTTACTACTTAGTTGAATTAATGCAATGTAGAATAGGGTTAACAACTACAGTAATTACAACCCATAATCAAAATTATTATAAACCTAAAGGAAAGACGGAAAAAATAAACAACGGTAGCAATAATAAAAAAGAGTACCGTGATGGGCATAAATATAGGCAGCGCGCCATGAATATATATGATCACCAGGTTTCAAACTCCCTCTATCAATTCTGCATTCCAATttattcaaaatcaaaatcaaaatcaaataaaTAACTTCATCCAACCAACAAGCACACAAATTCATATCAACCAAAATAAATTTCAACAAAAACAAAATCACCTGTTAGAGAGAAGCCCCATCAATTCTTCCGAAAACGGCGATAATCAGCCCCTTTTCACGTTTGCTTCGATTTTGCAGATGAATTTTACAGTAACGCAACCGTTTCCATTTTTGAAGATGTTGGTAAAGTTTATTAATATGATTTATCAAATGACAATTTTATCCCTGCACTTGTTTTCTTAGTTATTAAGCAAAGGACGTGCAACGTAACGGTGTTGACGCGGCCACGTATTCTACGCTTCAAACTCTGAGCCCGTTCCATATACGATTAATAAATAATGAAGCTCCATGTTTAGCGGGCTAGTTCGAGACCACCATCGTATGGGTTTGTCTTTATTGCCATAATATTTTAAAATTGATTATTGATGATTATTACTCCATTAAATGTAATGTAACTACATATTAATCAAGAAGATTATCCACTAATATTCTCGCAAGAGATTAACATGTACATATTGGGGTGGCCAaggattaaaaattatcattttcgggCAGTCTTAACAATGAAAACTTTATCCATTTAACTATCAGTATATTTGTTGTCTATAAATTAATGACCAATTATTAGTATATTTCTTTAAAATTCTACAGGCACAGTCAAGAAAAAGAGTTGAACCATGCACACACAAAAAATTACAATGTCGGAAAAGCTTTGACGAAATTAGCAATATCGTTACCGCCCTGTACATCGTTTAGGTTGGGTTAGCCTTGTACATTCATAGAAATAGAAGTAGAATCTGAAACTAGCTAGGAGATTTGAATAAAGAACATATTTACAAGGGGAATGATCAACTATATAACCCTTGGCATAATTAACCATGAGCGGTCAGTCAACTTCATAAAACTTGGGACGTTGTGGGCAAACCCCAAAGAAAAATATTTATTCAAAATAACCAAATCTAATCTCACAGCAAAGATACAATTGTTTCAAAACTAACACAATATGAAGTAAGTGAAGCTTCAAAAGATTAGATACAAATTATATTTATGAGCACAAGCACCACCTGATGGCTGATTCCTTGTACCATAATCTTATGGCCAAACAAAGCACCACTGACTGATGTGTTTTGAATCTCCAAATAAAATCCATCATTTTTTTTTCCTTACGTAACCGATTCAGATATCCCACCTCTTTTTGACACGGAACATCAAGGCTGACGACCTTATATCATCTTGTGGCACTTGGACCATCAATTGCATCTTCATCTTCATCGGTGCTGTTTTTGCTTTCCCATCTTCATCACCGATCTAGTAGAATACATTGTAAAGCCACAACTTCTTACAACCAaatggaattaaaattaaaatacataGTAAAGGATTACACAGATTTAGATGATTTTTTTAAGCAAAAAAAGTTGAATTTTGCTCACATATTCACGAAAGAATATGACTATATTCTTAACTTACTAATTATTAGATTATATTTTTGTGATCTGTGAAATACTCATtactaaataataaatattataggtAGAAAAAGATTGTTTCCTACTTCCCTCGGATAACATATTTCTCCATGTATGTGTCTGTATGACAGGATAGTAATCTGGAAATGAGCTAATCGTTTGTCAGAATATCTCTGATTAACAACTTTACAATCTGAACATATTCAGAATTTTGTTGTGAAAGGTTCAACTTGTAGTTTGCGTACACATATAGaggaatataattatttattattcggGTGATTTCTAAGAAAATCGTATGAAGTGGGGAATTTCCCACTTCCCAGCCAACATTGAATATAATCTTACAAAAAGCAGAAAGGGAGATTGATTGAGAGTGCACAAATAACAAGGATAATGAAAAATATAATAGGGGTCATGAAGAATTCATGAATAACGGACTAACTGAACAAGAAATCGGTATAGATTGCAAGAAAACAAAAAGAATCTCATACGAGAGGGGTAAAATTTAGAGGTGAAACTCAAGGTAGTTATCAATCTTGGAGTCACGATATTGTGTAATTCAAGTTGGAGTTCACATTGTGTTTATTATAGACAAGGGTAAATGATAATGTGTGTGTGATAGTGCAAGCATAATTGAGAATAAGAATGATACACAAAGCGCTTGTTCTTATGATAACCTCGCCAAACAGACCATGAAAGTTGGCAAGTTGCTTTTGATAAATTaaaaagggttaaagccaaaaataggctacaaacttacacaaatgtaccgatgtcgcccacaaactcatttccgtcctattgtcgcctacaaactttcaaaaaatgtgctgatatcaacattttatagttttgacctgttacatactaattttgacctgataattttttttcttttttttttttaagatccaatccacgaacgacacgtgttgattttaaccagtttagccggtagcaagtcatttttgtttacattggtacactttttgaaagtttttgtttacatcggtacactttttgaaagtttgtacgcgacagtaggacggaaatgagtttatgggcgacatcggtacatttgtgtaagtttgtagcctatttttggctttaacccaatTAAAAAGcttgagttatgaaaatatcccaaGAGATAGAGTAATAAAATAGAAGACAAACTGCAAATTCAACAAGCCATCTTAATCTACACACGAGGAGGCCTGATACCCTCATAGACTAGTGTGCGAAACTTTTCTTGAAGGTTGTGCGTCAGCCTCTTTCAGCTCAAGCCACATGGCGTTCATGTGGGAGCAGctgggtgtgtgtgtgtgtctacTTGTAGTGGCTACAGACACAAATGATGATAAGTTGTGTGATCACTACTAAATGACCAGATACATAGATGCAGAGAGGCTAATTTGTGTGATCACTACATGCATATTGAAATAAGACACATGAAAAGCCTTAAAAGTTAGTCAAAAACTTATAAGAAAGATTCAATGAAGGAAATTAGACTTTATTGCATGTGACTTTAGAAATTATCAGTCGGTCATTGGCTTCAACAATGACATAAAGAGACGTGCAACCGGAAAAGTTTTACTCACAGGGAGCAGGTCGATGTCCATCCAAGGAAAAGGAAGGATGTAGCTATGAAGTGTGTGTTAGGGAATTCAAGAAAGGTTACATATCTGAAGTATGATACATCAAAATGGTCATCACTAATCCACGGAAAAACTCAAGTGTTTACCATATAAAAAAACTAAGTCAACAAAAGTTTGAGGAAAACGGAGCAAATAATAAGTCAACAGAAGTTTGAGGAAAACGGAGCAAAGAATATGTGTTTCTTGAAAAAAACATATTCAAAtatcacaggttttgcgttaaaaATCGTTACCAAAGTCCAATGGAAGTGACACAAATGTGACACAAATGTTACTGCAAAGTAGATTGTAGTATGACGTGAGACCTAATAACAAATCTATTGCAAAGAATCTCCAAACATCCGGAAGAAATAATAAAGCATAAAACCCTATCTTCGTGTTATCTATATTACTTCCTAGAACTTCATTAAGGGTGCGCCTGATTGAACTTGGTTCTAAACGACAATAACCTATTTGATAATCATTCTGGATGAAATCTATGAATGATATAAAATCAACTTAGCAAccctataaatatataatatataaataaatgaatatAATTGTTTGATAAGCGTTTTGGGTATAATTAAAAGAGGATATTAAAGGAAACGGGAGTGCTGAATGGCTAAGAGagtatttcaaaaccttaccacccTTGAAATATGAACAAAAAAACCATGTCCTTAACGTGATGGAATATGTACTGCATGGGTGTCATCAACTCATGTCGTGAGATGTGAATGGTTCAACACAAATTGCTAAACAGTTTAGCATTATCTAATGAGGTATCAAAACTCCAAGAATTTTAGAGCACCAACAAACAACTTTCCAATTTTAACGTCGGCTTAAGAAAACTAAGGCAATGGTAAGAAGATTGACCACCCAACATTATTTctttatttctagatattatttacaGTTCTTGATAAGAGTCCCCTATCTTCCCACTCAAGAAACTATGAGGATTGCACTAGAGAAATATTTAACGAAACTAAAGAAGTAATGAGTAGTGGGTAATATCACGAAAAGAATTGATAGACAAATCAAGATAATAACAAGGAATAATCACTACACCCTTCGAAAAGGCTACTAGAAGACCTATCA
Proteins encoded in this region:
- the LOC139862598 gene encoding protein LEAD-SENSITIVE 1, which encodes MGLLSNRIDRGSLKPGDHIYSWRAAYIYAHHGIFIGDNKVVHFTRRGQEVGTGTVLDVLLVSSGPRRSLVPCTTCTHTNDTDATNGVVSSCLDCFLSGGILYRFEYSVSRAVFLAKARGGTCTLAVSDPPETVVHRAKYLLDNGFGCYNVFKNNCEDFAIYCKTGLLVVDQRTMGQSGQAVSIIGGPLAAVLSTPLRLVTTNVYGMAATAVSVYCASRYAADIGMRKDVMKLGPEDLTRRLATGALTVVEPGVPTLVANNN